AAATCCTGCAAGAGACTTAGGTCCACGTATAGCACATGCTATATTACCTATAAAAGGTAAAGGAGATTCAGATTGGGGATATTCCTGGATACCAATTGTAGGTCCTATCATTGGTGGTATTATAGCAGCAATTTTCTTTAATGCAATTTTTTAATATAATATAAAATAATAATTTAGTGTTTAACTATATTAAAACTAAAACTAGGCTATTGGACATTGTTCAATAGCCCAATTTGTATGTTTATTTACGAATCAACAGGATAAATTTACTTCTACTAGGAAAATATATAATTAATAATGATATAATAAATCTATATAAATTTAATCTAAAGAAAGGATGATCTTATTGACACATGATAATCTTTTGAAAAAATATGCTGAACTAGCAGTAAAAATAGGAGTTAACATACAAAAGGATCAACTATTAGTTATATCATCCCCAATTGAATGTGCTTATTTTACACGTTTAATAGCTGAAAAAGCTTATGATAATGGTGCAAAAGATGTAATAATCAATTGGAATGATGAATTATTTTCTAAAATGAGATTTTTAAAAGCTCCTAAAGAAGTTTTTGAAGAAATGCCTCCTTGGCAAAAAGATTTCTACCTATATTATAGTAGAAAAGGTGCAGCTTTTTTAAGTATATATGCATCTGACCCAGAATTATTAAAAGAAGTAGATCAAAAAAGAATAGCTACATCTCAAAAGACCAGACAATTAGCTTTAAAAGAACACAGCGAAAGACTTATGAGCAATAAAAATCCTTGGTCTATAATATCTATTCCAACTAAAGCTTGGGCTCAGAAGATATTCCCTAATCTATCCTGTGATGAAGCTATTAAAACTCTTTGGGAAAATATATTTAAAATAATGAGAATAGATAAAGAGGACTCAATTGCTGCTTGGGAAGAACATAAAAATAATCTTAAAAAAAGTATGGATTTCTTAAACTCAAACAATTTTAGATATTTACATTATAAGAATTCCTTAGGTACTGATTTAAAAATAGAGCTTCCAAAAGGTCATATATGGCTTGGTGGTGCTGATTAC
This window of the Clostridium cochlearium genome carries:
- a CDS encoding aminopeptidase, which produces MILLTHDNLLKKYAELAVKIGVNIQKDQLLVISSPIECAYFTRLIAEKAYDNGAKDVIINWNDELFSKMRFLKAPKEVFEEMPPWQKDFYLYYSRKGAAFLSIYASDPELLKEVDQKRIATSQKTRQLALKEHSERLMSNKNPWSIISIPTKAWAQKIFPNLSCDEAIKTLWENIFKIMRIDKEDSIAAWEEHKNNLKKSMDFLNSNNFRYLHYKNSLGTDLKIELPKGHIWLGGADYTPEGIEFIANMPTEEVFTLPLKTGVNGTVVASKPLNCNGTIVEDFYITFKDGKIVDFDAKKGLDALKHLIATDEGSHYLGEVALVPFNSPISNSNIIFYNTLYDENASCHLAMGKAYPVCLKDGENMNEAELEKHGINTSLVHEDFMIGTKDLNITGVTWDGDKIPVFTEGNWAFEV